A stretch of DNA from Oncorhynchus keta strain PuntledgeMale-10-30-2019 chromosome 17, Oket_V2, whole genome shotgun sequence:
ccaagttctctcacgtcaccccgctcctccgctctctccactggcttccagttgaagctcgcatccgctacaagaccatggtgcttgccatgtgaggggaacggcacctcagtacctccaggctctgatcaggccctacacccaaacaagggcactgcgttcatccacctctggcctgctcgcctccctaccactgaggaagtacagttcccgctcagctcagtcaaaactgttcgctgctctggctccccaatggtggaacaaactccctcacgacgccaggacagcggagtcaatcaccaccttccggagacacctgcaACCCCACCTCTTACCCTATCCTAggatacctaggatagggtaagtaatccttctcacccccctaaaagatttagatgcactattgtaagtggctgttccactggatgtcataaggtgtatgcaccaatttgtaagtcgctctggataagagcgtctgctaaatgacttaaatgtaatgtaaaaaaaaaatgaacttGGTGTTACTCCAATTGAGATCTTtgctacagtctctctctctctctctctctctctctctctctctctctctctctctctctctctctctctctctctctctctctctctctctgctacatgTGTGACATAAACAGAACATAAACAGAGCATAGAGGAAATACCCCATTCAATATTTCTGATTAATTAGAAATTACAGACTGCCTATTGACTTTTGCTTTCACTTCAGTTTGATGCAGGCCTACAAAGGTTAATCATTTGGTTTTggttgggtaaaaaaaaaaaggattcTCATTCAATCGAATTCAATAATGAATATCACTGTTTCATAAACGAGGTCAAATGATCGATGTTTATTCTCTATTCCTCTTGGTGTCCGTCTGATGTCGCTGTTGGATTCCATGAAAGTTGTCGGGCAGTAAATCTCGTACAAAACCGTGAGATTTCAGATTCGCGTTCCTCTTTCAACTCTCCTCCAAGATGGTAAGTGCCGTCGTGCATACTTCTGCTGTAAAATTAGGTTGAAATCTATGTCCATCCTGTGTTGTACGAGTAGAAAAATCACAAATTTGTTTAGTTGTCATATGTGTTATAGACATTGTTCCTATCCATTGTCATTATTAAGGAGAATACGGTAGAAAAACGTTGTAAACAGGCGAGCTCTCCCGAATATTGGATTCAGGCCTTTGCTTGGTAGCGACCCACGTTTACTGACAATGTTACAATTTCGTTCATTCTTAATTCTGTCACGAAACTCAAATGGACAGTCCTTGTAAAATATTTTATATCGAAATACTTGCAACATCAGCCATTGTTACCACATATGTTGTGGTAGTTTAGTTTACTAGCTAATCTATTAGTCGCAAACGTTGCCTGCCATAAGTAGGGTCGCGTGAAAGCGAAGTGGAAGCTCGATCGTATGTATGTGTTCTATTTATCTCGTTCTTGCAACCCGTCATGAAGTATTCTGTTTGGTTATTGACATGGATAAATGTCTCCTACATCTTGTCCAATCATGATATTTATTTTGTTATCCTAAAGTAAATTATGTCTTGCAGCCTACCAAGAAGACCAAGACCAGGAAGCTCCGTGGGCACGTCAGCCACGGACATGGTCGTATCGGTGAGTTGAGCATGGTCAACATTGGTGATACTTGTGGACAGTAATGGTAGCTATTGCAAAACGTGTGAGAACTGTTTCTCTCTCGTCCTAGGCAAGCACAGGAAGCATCCTGGAGGTCGTGGTAATGCCGGTGGCATGCATCACCACAGAATTAACTTCGACAAATAGTGAGTAGAGtacttttacatttttgttttagTAAGGAACAATGAAACATATTCGTTGTGAACCTTTACTGTAGGTGTACACTATTGTTTGGTGACATGAGTAATAAGAAAACATGATCAATGTTGTGTTTTTTAAGAGTGAGTGATCCTCAGCATAGTGTGTGAGGCTATCAGAGACTCAGAGTCTCATCTTGACAAACACCATTGTCTTGGTGTGCTAGAGTTCTCTAAGAGTGAAGACTGGTCCTATTCACCGACTGGCCTCTCTCATAGGCTAGTCACCCACATGGGCAGTTACAAGTGTTGATATTTTTGCCAACACCTCTAGTACTATAAGATGTTTTTTTGCTCACTTTACTTTCGGCTGTAGGATGAAATAATTCCTTGTCGCGTTCATTTTGTGCGACAGATTGTCTTGTCATGCTGTGAAGTTACTATTGACAACACATACAAAGTCCTGTGTTTATTTTTTGTTGATGGGTTTTGCTTTCTGGTTGAGGTTTCAGTCCCACCACTTCTGATGTCATCTGTTGATTACATTGTCATGACAGTGTTAAGACTGCGCTTCAACCTCATCACCAGTAAGAATTTGGTTTAATACAATATGCTTGGTGTGTCCTGTCTGGTCTCTGTGCTTCCACAGCCACCCCGGGTACTTTGGTAAGGTGGGCATGAGACACTACCATCTCAAGAGGAACACCGTGCACTGCCCCACTGTCAACCTGGACAAACTGTGGACACTCGTGAGTGAGCAGACCAGGCTCAACTATGCCAAGAAGCCCGAAGGCCCTGCACCCATCATTGATGCCGTGCGTGCTGTAAGTATTACATTTCCCCAGAGCACCATATGTCTGGTCCCAGGTGCTGGTTCATGCATATATTCCCCTTTAGGTGTCATGGTTGTTAAGGTAGATTCGGCTTTATTTTAGGAACCATTCGACTTGCCTCGTTATGGCAatgtagaattttttttttttatatgaccAGTCTACTCTACAGGCCTTTTATTTAGCCCAGTGCTAACACCTGATTCAGGTCATCAGTCCCCTGGTTAGTAGCTTATAAATAGCTTTGTGTTCAGTGTGCCACACTGGGTGATGCTGTCAGAGACTCAGAGTCACATCTTGACAAACACCATTGTTTTGGTGTGCTAGAGTTCTCTAAGAGTGAAGACTGTTCCTATTCACCGGCTGGCCCTGTAATAGGTCAATCGGCCACATGGACAGTTACAAGTGTTATACGTTGCCAGGACTGTTCTAGCCATGTTTGAGCAGGAGCTCTTGGCCTTTACACTCTGTCATGCATAATTATCTGACTTTGGGCTGTGGAGAACTTGCTTGTGTACTAGCTGGCCATTCAAACTATACTGATGTAATGAAATACTAATTGGAGGCTTGCACAAATGACTGCATGCTGCGGTTGGTGAATAACATGGGCTTCTTGACCAGTAGCTCCAGGGTGTCAATGGTTTAGACTTAAAAATCAGGTTTGTTGTAGCCATGCTGACCTCTGGCACTGAATCTTAGACTTGCATTGGTGTGAAAGGAGCTGCTATGAGGGTTTATCAAGTGGATATAGATGGTAGCTAGTAGTTTGAGATGGCCATGCATGTCTTTATACTTGCGTAACTGGAGCTGCTGCCTATTGTTTGGAATCATTAATTTAGCAGATGCAGCATGTGGGGCCATGTACTTAATAGGACTGACTTTGTGGGAAGGTGGGCGACTCAATGAAATGTCAAACTTTTTGTGTAGCTGTGTTAAGCAATTTTGATTCTGTCTCCACAGGGCTACTTCAAAGTGCTGGGCAAAGGCAAACTGCCCAAGCAACCTGTGATCGTCAAGGCAAAGTTCTTCAGTCGACGGGCAGAGGAGAAGATCAAGGCAGTGGGAGGAGCCTGCGTGCTGATGGCATAAGCTCCTGTCAATGTTTTTTGCAAGAATAAACTGTATAAATTGGATTGGCTTTGTCTTGTGGTCTGTTGAAGATGTAAATGTTGTCTGAAGCTCATCTCACACATTGTCAGGTAAAAGTTGTTGCGCAAGGAACTGAGAATGTATTGATTTGCTGCATAGAATGCCTTTGCCATTGGTCACTAACCCTGTTCCTGGTAACTACCGGGTGTGTGGACTTGTTCCAACTCAACATGTACTAATCTGACTATGCTAATTAAGGTGttagagcagtggttctcaatTGGTTTTGCCTCgggacccaagttaaacaatttcaccCAATATTTGCAGCACTTTTTTGTCGCCTAAATGCAAtatgggaaaaaaatatttttactgCTGTATTGATAGTACCTAGCAGTTATATAAAATGTAATTTTTGCCCATCTTGAATGTTAAACTCACTGGTTTGGAACTACAAAATCTGCTAAATGGTGCTAATGGCTCTTGAAAACGGAGTGAAATTGTTCAGAGATTAAGTTATTCAATAATGCGTAGTCTCGGTTTTAAATTCAGATGTATTTTTTTCATTACATTTATACTCCCACTGTGACACCAGTTGAGAATCGCTGTGTTTGAGAGATTGCTGCCTGGACAGATTCACTGATTTACAAATTGCCTTGAATACATTAACTAGATAATTGGATGAATGAGGTGTCAGTGTTTGGCTGTGTCAACCTGTACCCAAATGGTTTTGCAGGACCAGGGTTTGATTACTGgtgaatcaaatgtgtttatttgaaCTTTTATCTAGGCAAGACGGTTAAGAATAatttgttatttacaatgatggccaaacaCGGATGACGTTGCCCTAtcccaatcacgaccggttgtgatacagcctggattcgaaccagggtgtcttggctcctctagcactgagatgcagtgccttagacggcTGTATCACTCTTTTGGCAGTTATTTTGATCTCTAGACTTGTCTGCTATAAGTTGGAATACCTATGTCGTTTGGGTATTTGATATCTTTGTGAAAGTGGTCTGTTACATACGTATATTAAAACAACATAAAAGAGAACATTCTTTAACTATTTTGAGTCTAGACATTATTACATCCAGCATTCTAACCATTTCACAGCACATCAAATGACGATTCAGGCCATGAACAATGCCCATTTTTAAATTAATGTTCAATATTTGAAAAATTATTCGAAATATCGTGACACTTACCATAATACAGGACTAATTTGCTGAGAGAATGAGCTGGTTTGAGCCAATTCAGATAAGGGCGGTGCCCTAGACCGGAAATGTGACGACGTAATCTTTACGGCAAATTTAGTGCGCACAAAAATAGCCAAAACAGGCCCAAGTGTTTGGGTAAGTAACTTTACGTGAATAAATTGTTCGTCTCGTCCATACAAATTCACAGGATAAGATGGAATTAATTAATGTTAAACATATTTTCGAATTTCTAGGGATCTAATGGAGTGGTTGCTGCTCGTGCTCTGTCATATTTATGATACGCAACCACATAATTAGAGCGCACCACAATCCAAGGGAGGTTGTGACGGCCGCGTTATGTCACGTTAACATTATGCTACCATTTTAGTCCTTGTCATAAAAGGGTCGTTTGTCAGTGTCTCGGGTACGGCAGAGATTTGACTCCCCGTATTTTCGCATGGCAACACAAGCCTGGCAGCTGGAGTCATCCCTGCGCCGCTCCGCCAGACTAGGCCTGGAAGTACTGGGGCGAGCGTCGAGACGGAGCGTAGACTGGACGAGTccgtctcccaatacaacaccaaCGGATGGCAATGCCGGGAGTGAGGTAGGCCTACGTGTAATTGTTTTTCTGTCTTCGCTATCGTCTTTTCTCTGATCTCTGAACTATATGGGCTAATGAGTATTTTTGGAAACGGTGTCTTTATTATATCATCCCCAACTGTCCATATTTTAGGTTCTGGGAAACTCAGCCCACACAAGCCTGGATGATGCTTTTGAGACCATAGCGGAATTCATGGGCCAGACAACATATCAATGCAAGGTATTGTATGTGCTCCAACCCAATCCTATTGCCCTTATTTGGTGCATGCATTTGTGAATGCTGGGTGGATTTTTGTTTGTATTACAGAACTTTTACACGTCGGAGAATGAGCCTATGGAAAAGGAGAGAACCCATGTGTGCAGATACCATTCTCAATCTCACCAATGCCCAGGGACCTCATTGCAGATCAGGAAACATGTAAAGCAAAGTTACAGCCTTTTAAGTGCAGCAACATTTCATATTGTACATTTTAGAAGTTTAGGACAGATCCCATACATTCAAATGGAGAAAGTCAACAAAAAATTCAATTTGAAATGGCTTTACTTGTCATAGTCATGTGTTTGAGATAGTAAGGTATGCTTGTGTTTCTCCAGGCACGGTCATCACCTGAGGATTTCCACATTGAGGTGTCACCAGGTACCTATGCGATTACCGCGGGAACGCAGGACTCGCAGCAACAGACCCGGCTAGTACGCATTAATGCAGGAGAGAGTATGAACCTCACTTTtcacctctaacccctaaccaaTCCCCTTTGACCGTTCTGCTACGAATAACAAAACCGTCCAATCGGAACGTTTACATATGTATTTTCAAGTGAGTCTTGTCTTCTGGATGAATTTGTCGCTTTAGAGCGACAGTAATACATTTATTAATTTGCTGCTAAATGAGAAGTCATATTTTGATGATCTGATCAGGATTACATTTTTTATATTAAATGATTTATTGTCAAATGTCTGCCTAAATGCATCACGtaattatgtattttttttataccaTATCAGTATAATAAAGTATATTTTATATCAAAGGTAATTTGTTTTTGGCACAGTTTTTCTTGTCAACTCAAGCAAATGTTTAAAAGCCACCACCGAGGAAGTTGTTGCCCCTATTTTGCGTAATTCCTGTCCTAAAGTGTACATTCTTGTTTAGGTTCCACCTCGAAGACTGACGCAGGCTGCTAATATGCATTCAGGAATTGGGGATGGGATTGTGGCGATTTCCACTTGTAGCAGAGAAATATCAACAAATGGGGCACTGACTGACAGCTGTCAGTGTaactagctagcatgctaaccttaGCCAGCTCATTAAAGTTATGTGAGCACCATTTCAGTTGTGACAGGCAGACTAGCTCAATAAGTGAAATGTATCGATTATGGTAATTTGCTGTTAAAGGGGGAGGTGTGAACTTTTTGCATTTTAATTTGCTCCATGGCAAGGCGGTCAAGTGTAGGGTCGTCactagttaacacagccacaGCCATAAACCCTGTCTATTTCTACATTTTATTttcttaaaatcagattttaaactgaactctcattttaaccttaaccacactgctaaccttagcctaaccataaccttaaagAACAAAAAGCTCATTTGTTTTCATGAAGTTTTACAatgtagccaattttgactttgtcaAGTGGAAAACCCAAGTGTAGGCTACAAAGAAAAGCTGTTTAGCTCTCCGACAACTCTTGAATAGGGAACTTTGCAGCAAGTGTTTCTGATTAATAGACATTTGCCATGCTAGTGGGTGGTAATGTTGAATTAAAACCCAGCACTGAAATGAAACGTAGGCTGGAAGTAATTTGCACGTCATCTCCATAGGAAAAGACACGTAAGACTCACGAAAACATCCGAAGTCACACGTTTGGATCTGGCACTTCAAGTTCAAATATATCATACTTTGACTAAAACTATGACTTATTGACTTACACTGTTGTGCAACATCAAGGGTAAGCTCTGGGCATTGTCTTTCAGTTTGAAAATGTGTATTTCTACAGGTGTGGGAGTTAAGACCCCACAAGATTCGTCTTCAATAGTCAAAACCATCATGTATAAACACCTGTGATTGTGTTGCCAGCGGTTAACTGCAGTCTCGTTTTTGGTCGAGGTTTGGAGTCTGTCAGGCCAAACGCATCCTTGATGGTCACCCTCCTCTCACAGCCAGGAAGTGGCTGAAACATGGAGCTGTGATTAGGTGAGCCACTGATCTCGACGTCAGGGTAGCTGATTTCCATAGACTGGAATTTCCCCCTTGGTACTTTCTCTGAAAAATCAACAGACATTGGATCATATGTATGGTGTAAACATGCATGTTTTTCTTTTGGTTTGTTTGATCAGTCTTACGTTACTCTGCTTTTCCAATATACAGCTATTTTCAACATGCCCAGTAACTGCATGTGCATAAAGAATCACTCAGTTTTAGCTGAGTATATTCAATACCTGGTTGTCTGTGCTGTGGCTCTGGATGGcttctcctccagtacctccaggcAGGTCGGCCGTGTTCTGGCCACAGCTTGTCCAGGGGAGAGGGCTCTGTGCTGGCCAACAGGCTGACAGACTTTCCCCCTATGGCCCCAGCTTCCTCATCACCCGACAGGGATGAAGAGGACGAAGATGATGTCTCAGGTTCGACCTCTTTAGTTTCCTTGAGCTCTCCCAACTGGAGGTCCACCTTCTTCTCTAGCTCTGCCCGGTCTTGCCGCTTTTTCCTCtctagcccctccctctctctcaggccATGCACATGAGAAGGCGGAACTCTTAGTGGCCACCATGGATGCATGATTTGACAATGGCATGGTCCACCTGCTGATGGACAGCACTGTGTTCCAGTGCAGTACAGATAGGGAGCCCACATGGTGCTGTGGACGTGGAGCAAATTGTCATTGTAGCATGGCGGCAGAGGAATTCGCTGGAGCTCCCTGACGATCCGCTCATGCTGAGAAGCAGGGATCCACACAGCTAGATCCCCAGGCACCTGCATCAGCCTACCATTCCACAGCAGCACCTGGAGCCCCTTCCCACTCTCTACTGCAAGGGCAAATACAGACCTCAGCTTAGAGTGCAACGTTTAATATAGTGCCACACACTGGTCTTCTGTGCAGCCCCTACTTTGAGCATTACTGATATGAAAGGGGTGAAACATCTGTCATAATTCTCATATCCGGAGTCATGACTCTTTCACAGTGGGAGACAATGTAATAGTCAACCCTTCTGATCAAACCGCACCTTACCTGTCACTGAATCTCGTGTCTCCATTCCGGAGACCACTCTCCCCGGACCGTATCTCCTCAGGTCAGGTTCCCACGGGGACAACACTGCATCCCCAGGGaccagacagtgtgtgtgagccCGAGTGTGGTTCAGCATGTCTGGAGAGCAGACTAGCTGCTGTTGCTGGGACATCCTCATAGCGTGATCGTCTCCCCCTTCGGGTCTCCTCGTCCCCGGCCTGTCAAACTCAACCACGTACACTCCTCTTCGACCCTGGGGGACagaagaaaatatatttttgctCATGGCATCGGGAGGCAAGGAACCAAGCTCAATTGGAGCATTGATACATCATTACAGTATATTCACTGGTAGGCTAAAGATAGCAACCCAACATCTTACATAAGCCTCTCATGGTGTTTGGTGCTTACATTTTTGAATGATATTGTGCTTTGGTGATATGATAATAATATTCAATATCTTTTAAAAGATGACATGCGTGAAGGGATGTCTGCTTGTTACCTGGACTAGCTGTGTTACAGTGCCCAAGTAGTAAAGGCCATCCAGCTCCCTCCTGGCCAACACACGGCAGCCTGGGAGAAACTCTGTGCTGCATACGGACAGGGCCCTCCCTGACAACACACAGCTACTAACTGGACAGAAGGGATTACCAAGCATACACCTGCAGCACAATCAcaataaatatgtttttattttttacctcagTGGGAACCAGAGTGCAGAGTTGTAGCCAATAACATGTCTATACACATCTTAGATACCGTACATAAATCCGGTCCATAAAAGCTTAGATACTGTACACACAATAGACAAATTGTCTGGAAATGCTTGATTATTTTGTGGTTATAGCAAGTGGTttactagcctgggtaccagtctgttgaGCTAATATTCAACTCCTTGTACTCTGTGTGATGTGCCAAAGTGTGTTGAGCATGATGAGTGAAATGTTTGCTAAATCCAGGAGACCAACCTGAGAGGAGATAAGGGCAGTAAAGGCTGTAGTGGAACAACAGAGGTGGACTGACTGCAGGACTTCACTGGAGGACAGGTCGGCACTGAGGGCTGGCTCTCAGCAGTGTACAATGGAATCACCTGGAAGCACACACCCAAGACTTTAATCATAACTCTCCctattcaatgttttttctttttGTGACTTAAACTTAGAGATTTGGGAATTCACATTCCTTGTTAAATTCAAGACTTTTTCTGGGCCAGCTCACCAGTTTGTTATAGATGTAACGGTTGCTAatgtgtttaaaaaataaaataaaaatctggcTCTACAGATTTGTGACCGGCCACAAACAACAGGTACACTACAAAGACAGCCTCTCAGACTGGCAGGAGCTGGTGGGAGGTGTGGCTCAAGGAACTCTTCTGGGCCCTCTCATCTTCCTAtcagtcattggcagcacagCCCGGGATGTCAACAGTAGGTGGAAACACACTATGTGGCCAAAAAGTATGTAGGCACCCCTTCAAACTgagaggtgtataaaatcgagcacaaagccatgcaatctccatagacaaacattgccagtagaatggcccgtaccgaagagctcagtgaatttcaacatggtaccgtcataggatgccacctttccaacatgtctgttcatcaaatttctgccctgctcgagatgccccggtcaactgtatgtgttgttattgtgaagtggaaatgtctaggagcaacaaccgAAGTgttaagccacacaagctcagaacgggactgcagagtgctgaagcgcgtaaaaatagTCTGTTCTCAGTTGCAAcacactactgagttccaaactgcctctggaagcaacctcagcacaaaaactgttcgtcagaagcttc
This window harbors:
- the LOC118396432 gene encoding 60S ribosomal protein L27a; this translates as MPTKKTKTRKLRGHVSHGHGRIGKHRKHPGGRGNAGGMHHHRINFDKYHPGYFGKVGMRHYHLKRNTVHCPTVNLDKLWTLVSEQTRLNYAKKPEGPAPIIDAVRAGYFKVLGKGKLPKQPVIVKAKFFSRRAEEKIKAVGGACVLMA
- the c17h11orf16 gene encoding uncharacterized protein C11orf16 homolog isoform X2; amino-acid sequence: MVSVSQSPGEPHRRLLPLFLGLRNRNVSFVLDTSEAMSTALGSVKRLLIQTLLSKASLRDSLFNIIGFSYKVTRWSEHMVPCAPDTVYEALSWIHSLSSSPGRDLMAALSTAFSDPACHAVHLVTTGLPDHPEELLRALSTMAGERPVHVFHLSLSNPSSSSSSLDGRTQDFIQCLTHATRGSCHVLPVGMDGAVEQVIPLYTAESQPSVPTCPPVKSCSQSTSVVPLQPLLPLSPLRCMLGNPFCPVSSCVLSGRALSVCSTEFLPGCRVLARRELDGLYYLGTVTQLVQGRRGVYVVEFDRPGTRRPEGGDDHAMRMSQQQQLVCSPDMLNHTRAHTHCLVPGDAVLSPWEPDLRRYGPGRVVSGMETRDSVTVESGKGLQVLLWNGRLMQVPGDLAVWIPASQHERIVRELQRIPLPPCYNDNLLHVHSTMWAPYLYCTGTQCCPSAGGPCHCQIMHPWWPLRVPPSHVHGLREREGLERKKRQDRAELEKKVDLQLGELKETKEVEPETSSSSSSSLSGDEEAGAIGGKSVSLLASTEPSPLDKLWPEHGRPAWRYWRRSHPEPQHRQPEKVPRGKFQSMEISYPDVEISGSPNHSSMFQPLPGCERRVTIKDAFGLTDSKPRPKTRLQLTAGNTITGVYT
- the c17h11orf16 gene encoding uncharacterized protein C11orf16 homolog isoform X1, whose protein sequence is MKMLACSTAQRRGRAQTFLLLRASMVSVSQSPGEPHRRLLPLFLGLRNRNVSFVLDTSEAMSTALGSVKRLLIQTLLSKASLRDSLFNIIGFSYKVTRWSEHMVPCAPDTVYEALSWIHSLSSSPGRDLMAALSTAFSDPACHAVHLVTTGLPDHPEELLRALSTMAGERPVHVFHLSLSNPSSSSSSLDGRTQDFIQCLTHATRGSCHVLPVGMDGAVEQVIPLYTAESQPSVPTCPPVKSCSQSTSVVPLQPLLPLSPLRCMLGNPFCPVSSCVLSGRALSVCSTEFLPGCRVLARRELDGLYYLGTVTQLVQGRRGVYVVEFDRPGTRRPEGGDDHAMRMSQQQQLVCSPDMLNHTRAHTHCLVPGDAVLSPWEPDLRRYGPGRVVSGMETRDSVTVESGKGLQVLLWNGRLMQVPGDLAVWIPASQHERIVRELQRIPLPPCYNDNLLHVHSTMWAPYLYCTGTQCCPSAGGPCHCQIMHPWWPLRVPPSHVHGLREREGLERKKRQDRAELEKKVDLQLGELKETKEVEPETSSSSSSSLSGDEEAGAIGGKSVSLLASTEPSPLDKLWPEHGRPAWRYWRRSHPEPQHRQPEKVPRGKFQSMEISYPDVEISGSPNHSSMFQPLPGCERRVTIKDAFGLTDSKPRPKTRLQLTAGNTITGVYT
- the akip1 gene encoding A-kinase-interacting protein 1 isoform X2, whose amino-acid sequence is MGQTTYQCKNFYTSENEPMEKERTHVCRYHSQSHQCPGTSLQIRKHARSSPEDFHIEVSPGTYAITAGTQDSQQQTRLVRINAGESMNLTFHL
- the akip1 gene encoding A-kinase-interacting protein 1 isoform X1, which translates into the protein MATQAWQLESSLRRSARLGLEVLGRASRRSVDWTSPSPNTTPTDGNAGSEVLGNSAHTSLDDAFETIAEFMGQTTYQCKNFYTSENEPMEKERTHVCRYHSQSHQCPGTSLQIRKHARSSPEDFHIEVSPGTYAITAGTQDSQQQTRLVRINAGESMNLTFHL